One part of the Streptomyces ferrugineus genome encodes these proteins:
- the def gene encoding peptide deformylase yields the protein MRNVSIPGTHGRVRPLTLLGGPVLHAPCEEVTDFGPELAALVDDLFATMYAAQGVGLAANQVGEPLRVFVYDCPDDEDVRHLGHVVNPRLVAADGVVIRGPEGCLSLPGLEAGTERYDHAVVEGFTVAGEPVTVHGTGFFARCLQHECDHLEGRVYIDHLTGWRKRRVLRQAARAPWGR from the coding sequence ATGCGCAATGTCTCCATTCCGGGCACACACGGGCGTGTTCGGCCCCTCACCCTGCTCGGTGGCCCCGTGCTGCACGCACCGTGCGAGGAGGTCACCGACTTCGGCCCGGAACTGGCGGCGCTGGTGGACGACTTGTTCGCGACGATGTACGCCGCGCAGGGCGTGGGACTGGCGGCGAACCAGGTGGGGGAGCCGCTGCGGGTCTTCGTGTACGACTGCCCCGACGACGAGGACGTACGGCATCTCGGCCATGTGGTGAACCCACGGCTCGTGGCGGCGGACGGCGTCGTGATCCGCGGGCCGGAGGGCTGTCTGTCCCTGCCGGGCCTTGAGGCGGGGACGGAGCGGTACGACCACGCCGTGGTCGAGGGGTTCACGGTGGCGGGGGAGCCGGTGACCGTTCACGGGACGGGGTTCTTCGCGCGGTGCCTGCAGCACGAGTGCGATCACCTGGAGGGCCGGGTGTACATCGATCACCTCACGGGGTGGCGAAAGCGACGGGTGCTGCGGCAGGCCGCGCGAGCGCCGTGGGGAAGATGA
- a CDS encoding TetR family transcriptional regulator codes for MDTTQRTDQQRSADRRRRELLEAADRVVLRDGPQASMNAIAAEAGITKPILYRHFGDKGGLYAALAKRHTDALLDSLRAALDAPADRRERVEATLDTYLAAIEARPQVYRFLMHPADAGQTGDQGFDVGKHSAPLLRRMGEELATVIEERLDLGPGSQQLARVWGHGIVGMMHAAGDWWLGERPCTRTELVRSLADLLWGRLAAAGDKMGGPGF; via the coding sequence ATGGACACCACGCAGCGGACCGATCAGCAGCGGTCCGCCGATCGCCGTCGGCGCGAGCTGCTGGAGGCCGCCGACCGGGTGGTGCTGCGCGACGGCCCACAAGCCTCGATGAACGCGATCGCGGCGGAAGCGGGCATCACAAAGCCCATTCTGTATCGGCACTTCGGCGACAAAGGCGGACTTTACGCGGCGTTGGCCAAAAGACACACGGATGCGCTCCTGGACTCGTTGCGGGCGGCGCTGGACGCTCCCGCGGACCGGCGCGAGCGGGTCGAGGCCACGCTGGACACCTACCTCGCGGCGATCGAGGCACGGCCTCAGGTGTACCGGTTCCTGATGCATCCGGCGGACGCGGGCCAGACCGGGGACCAGGGGTTCGACGTCGGCAAGCACTCGGCGCCGTTGCTCCGCAGGATGGGTGAGGAACTGGCCACCGTCATCGAGGAGCGGCTGGATCTCGGTCCCGGCAGTCAGCAGCTGGCCCGGGTGTGGGGGCACGGGATCGTCGGGATGATGCATGCCGCGGGAGACTGGTGGCTGGGGGAACGGCCGTGCACGCGCACGGAGTTGGTGCGCAGTCTGGCCGACCTGTTGTGGGGCAGGCTGGCGGCGGCGGGGGACAAGATGGGCGGCCCTGGTTTCTGA
- a CDS encoding type 1 glutamine amidotransferase: protein MSDNQLRVVWVYPDLLSTYGDQGNVLVVERRARQRGLDVARLDVRSDQPIPTSGDIYLIGGGEDRPQRLAAERLRRDGGLSRAVENGAIVFSVCAGYQILGHEFINDLGQREPGLGLIDVVSVRGEGERCVGDVLADIDPRLGLPPLTGFENHQGVTHLGPTARPLAQVRLGKGNGTGDGTEGAYNDTVFGTYMHGPVLARNPLIADLLLKLALDVNALPPTDDRWYEALRNERIAAAQQPA from the coding sequence GTGAGCGACAACCAACTGCGGGTCGTCTGGGTCTACCCCGACCTGCTCAGCACCTACGGCGACCAGGGCAACGTCCTCGTCGTGGAGCGCCGCGCCCGCCAGCGCGGCCTCGACGTGGCCCGGCTCGACGTGCGCAGCGACCAGCCGATCCCGACCTCCGGCGACATCTACCTCATCGGCGGCGGCGAGGACCGCCCGCAGCGGCTCGCGGCCGAGCGGCTGCGGCGCGACGGCGGTCTGAGCCGCGCCGTCGAGAACGGCGCCATCGTGTTCTCGGTGTGCGCCGGCTACCAGATCCTCGGGCACGAGTTCATCAACGACCTCGGGCAGCGCGAGCCCGGCCTCGGGCTGATCGACGTGGTGTCCGTGCGCGGCGAGGGCGAGCGGTGCGTCGGTGACGTGCTCGCCGACATCGACCCGCGCCTGGGCCTGCCTCCGCTGACCGGCTTCGAGAACCACCAGGGCGTCACCCACCTCGGCCCGACCGCCCGCCCCTTGGCCCAGGTCCGCCTGGGCAAGGGCAACGGCACGGGGGACGGCACGGAGGGCGCGTACAACGACACCGTCTTCGGCACGTACATGCACGGTCCGGTGCTCGCCCGCAATCCGCTGATCGCCGACCTGCTGCTGAAGCTGGCGCTCGACGTGAACGCGCTGCCCCCGACGGACGACCGCTGGTACGAGGCGCTGCGCAACGAGCGCATCGCAGCCGCCCAGCAGCCTGCCTGA
- a CDS encoding MurT ligase domain-containing protein has translation MAGNSDPLTPRAKIAVTAGKAVAAASRAAGRGSGSVIGGRVALKLDPDLLARLAQNLDVILVSATNGKTTTTRLIAEALRAAGPVVSNALGANMPAGITSALAGSSEARYGVIEVDEKYLAGVARDTDPKCIALLNLSRDQLDRAAETRMLAENWREGLAGSKAVVVANCDDPLVVWAASSSPNVIWVAAGQMWKDDAWSCPSCGGVMQRPGDDWFCGECGFRRPTPSWALSGDHVLDPHGSAWPIHLQLPGRANKANAASSAAVAAVFGVPPQVALERMYQVQAVAGRYDVVQFQGRDLRLLLAKNPAGWLETFSLIDPPPTPVILSVNARGADGTDTSWLWDVDYTRLSGHPICVIGDRRLDLAVRLEVADQQFQVCENLDQAVQKCPPGRIEVIANYTAFQDLRRRVGN, from the coding sequence ATGGCAGGCAACTCGGACCCGCTCACGCCGCGGGCCAAGATCGCCGTGACCGCGGGCAAGGCGGTCGCGGCGGCATCGCGCGCCGCGGGGCGCGGCAGCGGTTCGGTGATCGGTGGCCGGGTGGCACTCAAACTCGACCCCGACCTCCTCGCCAGGCTCGCCCAGAACCTGGACGTGATCCTGGTGTCGGCGACCAACGGCAAGACCACGACGACGCGGCTCATCGCGGAGGCGCTGCGGGCCGCGGGGCCGGTCGTCTCCAACGCGCTCGGCGCCAACATGCCCGCCGGCATCACCTCGGCGCTCGCGGGCAGCTCGGAGGCGCGCTACGGCGTCATCGAGGTCGACGAGAAGTACCTCGCCGGAGTCGCCCGGGACACCGACCCGAAGTGCATCGCCCTGCTCAACCTCTCCCGCGACCAGCTGGACCGGGCCGCCGAGACCCGGATGCTCGCCGAGAACTGGCGTGAGGGGCTCGCCGGTTCGAAGGCCGTGGTCGTCGCCAACTGCGACGACCCGCTGGTGGTGTGGGCCGCTTCCTCCTCGCCCAACGTGATCTGGGTCGCCGCCGGGCAGATGTGGAAGGACGACGCCTGGTCCTGCCCGTCCTGCGGCGGTGTGATGCAGCGGCCGGGGGACGACTGGTTCTGCGGTGAGTGCGGCTTCCGCCGCCCCACGCCGAGCTGGGCGCTGTCCGGGGACCACGTCCTGGACCCGCACGGTTCCGCGTGGCCCATCCACCTTCAGCTGCCCGGCCGGGCCAACAAGGCCAACGCCGCCTCCTCGGCCGCGGTGGCCGCCGTCTTCGGGGTGCCGCCGCAGGTCGCCCTGGAGCGCATGTACCAGGTGCAGGCCGTCGCCGGGCGCTACGACGTCGTGCAGTTCCAGGGACGCGATCTGCGGCTGCTGCTCGCCAAGAACCCGGCCGGCTGGCTGGAGACGTTCTCCCTGATCGACCCGCCGCCGACCCCGGTGATCCTCTCCGTGAACGCGCGCGGCGCGGACGGCACCGACACCTCCTGGCTGTGGGACGTCGACTACACCCGGCTCAGCGGGCACCCGATCTGTGTCATCGGCGACCGCAGGCTCGACCTCGCGGTGCGCCTGGAGGTCGCGGACCAGCAGTTCCAGGTCTGCGAGAACCTCGACCAGGCCGTGCAGAAGTGCCCGCCGGGCCGGATCGAGGTCATCGCCAACTACACCGCGTTCCAGGACCTGCGCCGCCGCGTCGGCAACTGA
- a CDS encoding 6-phosphofructokinase has translation MRIGVLTSGGDCPGLNAVIRSVVHRAVVDHGDEVIGFRDGWKGLLECDYLKLDLDAVGGILARGGTILGSSRVQPSHLRDGVERAKGHVAELGLDAIIPIGGEGTLKAARLMSDSGLPVVGVPKTIDNDIAVTDVTFGFDTAVTVATEALDRLKTTAESHQRVLVVEVMGRHTGWIALHSGMAAGAHAVVVPERPFDIDELTRVVGNRFQAGKRFAIVVAAEGAKPRAGTMEFDEGGKDIYGHERFAGIARQLSIELEERLGKEARPVILGHVQRGGTPTAYDRVLATRFGWHAVEAVHRGEFGKMTALRGTDIEMVSLAEAVQTLKTVPQDRYEEAECVL, from the coding sequence ATGCGCATTGGTGTCCTCACGTCCGGCGGCGACTGCCCCGGCCTGAACGCCGTCATCCGGTCCGTCGTGCACCGCGCCGTCGTCGACCACGGCGACGAGGTCATCGGCTTCCGGGACGGCTGGAAGGGCCTCCTGGAGTGCGACTACCTCAAGCTCGACCTCGACGCGGTGGGCGGCATCCTCGCCCGCGGCGGCACCATCCTCGGCTCCTCCCGGGTCCAGCCCTCCCATCTGCGGGACGGCGTGGAGCGGGCCAAGGGCCATGTCGCCGAGCTCGGCCTCGACGCGATCATCCCGATCGGCGGCGAGGGCACGCTCAAGGCCGCCCGGCTGATGTCGGACAGCGGCCTGCCCGTGGTGGGGGTGCCGAAGACCATCGACAACGACATCGCCGTCACGGACGTCACCTTCGGCTTCGACACCGCGGTCACCGTGGCGACCGAGGCGCTGGACCGGCTCAAGACCACCGCCGAGTCCCACCAGCGGGTACTGGTCGTCGAGGTCATGGGCCGGCACACCGGCTGGATCGCCCTGCACTCCGGCATGGCGGCCGGTGCGCACGCCGTCGTCGTACCGGAACGGCCCTTCGACATCGACGAGTTGACCCGGGTCGTCGGGAACCGGTTCCAGGCCGGCAAGCGCTTCGCGATCGTCGTCGCGGCCGAGGGGGCCAAGCCCAGGGCCGGGACCATGGAGTTCGACGAGGGCGGCAAGGACATCTACGGGCACGAGCGGTTCGCCGGGATCGCCCGCCAGCTTTCGATCGAGCTGGAGGAGCGCCTCGGCAAGGAGGCGCGGCCGGTGATTCTGGGGCATGTCCAGCGAGGCGGCACGCCCACCGCGTACGACCGGGTGCTCGCGACCCGGTTCGGGTGGCACGCGGTGGAGGCCGTGCACCGGGGTGAGTTCGGGAAGATGACGGCGCTGCGGGGGACCGACATCGAGATGGTGTCGTTGGCCGAGGCCGTTCAGACGCTGAAGACCGTTCCTCAGGACCGGTACGAAGAGGCTGAGTGCGTGCTCTGA